In the Magnolia sinica isolate HGM2019 chromosome 15, MsV1, whole genome shotgun sequence genome, one interval contains:
- the LOC131228034 gene encoding 3-oxoacyl-[acyl-carrier-protein] synthase II, chloroplastic-like, producing MPASCVASPLCTWLVAACMSVACEKDLSIRQSSAFPYSERLSRRARRKKRADRCPRDLMSTFCGSSLQGLMSSCLAFEPCEEYYSSKGSSLFGEVGFSLFGSKVGTTRRERRMNRVGAAGKAMNVAVQPAKEVSAKKRPLTRRRRVVVTGMGVVTPVGHELDVFYNNLLEGVSGISEIEAFDCAHFPTRIAGEIKSFSSDGLVAPKLSKRMDKFMLYMLIAGKKALADGGITEEVMNELDKTKCGVLIGSAMGGMKVFNDAIEALRVSYRKMNPFCVPFATTNMGSAMLAMDLGWMGPNYSISTACATSNFCILNAANHIIRGEADVMLCGGSDAAIIPIGLGGFVACRALSQRNDDPTKASRPWDINRDGFVMGEGAGVLLLEELEHAKKRGANIYAEFLGGSFTCDAYHMTEPHPDGTGVVLCIEKALSQSGVAREDVNYVNAHATSTPSGDLKEYQALTRCFGQNPELRVNSTKSMIGHLLGAAGAVEAVATVQAIRTGWVHPNINLENPEEGVDRSVLVGPKKERLDIKVALSNSFGFGGHNSSILFVPYK from the exons ATGCCGGCCTCTTGCGTCGCTTCTCCTCTTTGCACCTGGCTCGTCGCCGCCTGCATGTCCGTCGCCTGCGAGAAGGACCTATCGATCCGACAGTCCTCCGCGTTCCCGTACTCGGAAAGGCTGAGCCGGCGGGCTAGGAGGAAGAAGAGGGCCGATCGTTGCCCCAGGGACCTGATGTCGACATTCTGCGGATCGAGTCTCCAGGGGCTGATGAGCTCCTGCCTCGCATTTGAGCCGTGCGAGGAGTATTATAGCTCGAAGGGCTCGTCACTGTTTGGCGAGGTTGGATTCTCGCTGTTTGGATCGAAGGTGGGCACCACTCGCCGGGAAAGGCGGATGAATCGAGTGGGGGCTGCAG GAAAAGCAATGAATGTAGCTGTTCAGCCTGCGAAGGAAGTCTCTGCAAAGAAGAGACCGCTGACAAGGAGAAGGAGGGTTGTTGTGACAGGGATGGGTGTGGTGACCCCCGTAGGTCACGAGCTAGATGTGTTCTACAATAACCTTCTTGAGGGAGTCAGTGGTATAAGTGAGATCGAAGCATTTGACTGTGCCCACTTTCCAACG AGAATTGCTGGGGAAATCAAATCATTCTCATCGGATGGATTGGTCGCGCCAAAGCTCTCTAAGCGGATGGATAAATTCATGCTTTACATGCTTATTGCTGGCAAGAAAGCATTGGCGGACGGTGGAATTACAGAAGAGGTCATGAATGAGTTAGACAAAACGAAATGTGGAGTTCTGATTGGTTCTGCAATGGGGGGAATGAAG GTTTTCAATGATGCAATAGAAGCGTTAAGGGTCTCATATAGGAAGATGAATCCCTTTTGTGTGCCTTTTGCAACTACTAATATGGGATCGGCAATGCTTGCAATGGATCTG GGATGGATGGGGCCAAATTACTCAATTTCAACGGCTTGCGCAACAAGCAACTTTTGCATATTGAATGCGGCAAATCATAttataagaggtgaagct GATGTGATGCTGTGCGGGGGCTCCGATGCAGCAATCATACCTATTG GCCTAGGCGGTTTTGTAGCATGTAGAGCTCTTTCACAGAGAAATGATGATCCAACGAAAGCTTCACGCCCTTGGGATATT AATcgtgatggatttgttatggggGAAGGAGCCGGCGTTCTACTCTTAGAAGAACTAGAACATGCCAAG AAAAGAGGAGCAAACATATATGCGGAGTTTCTTGGTGGAAGCTTCACTTGTGATGCTTATCACATGACCGAGCCTCACCCTGATG GGACAGGTGTGGTTCTCTGCATAGAGAAGGCCTTGTCTCAATCCGGCGTAGCTAGAGAGGATGTGAACTATGTAAATGCCCATGCTACTTCGACACCATCTGGTGACCTGAAAGAGTATCAAGCTCTTACTCGTTGTTTTGGCCAGAATCCTGAG CTGAGGGTGAACTCTACAAAGTCCATGATTGGTCACCTATTAGGAGCAGCTGGAGCTGTGGAAGCTGTTGCGACCGTAcag GCGATTCGGACAGGTTGGGTTCATCCAAATATCAATCTAGAAAACCCTGAGGAAGGCGTg GACCGGAGCGtgctggtgggccccaaaaaggaGAGGCTGGATATCAAAGTCGCACTATCTAATTCATTTGGTTTCGGTGGCCACAATTCCTCCATCCTGTTTGTACCATACAAGTGA